A region from the Stygiolobus caldivivus genome encodes:
- a CDS encoding RAMP superfamily CRISPR-associated protein: MQRYRTPYTERNAPGLEGALDIEMEVVSDYLHVGSGVYDVEILRPLDDIDKLVESALQGTVPDVSGYFSPATHEMNKYLGKVVIPGSTIKGLVRTRLELSIRESCYVVSRNSNTVSNTYKKIFRNPKPKYSDRFPERVCPVCDLLGNSGLASRVSFTDLVMAQGKTDFVNVNGQYYESAIKGSKFGGKVVYRSLKPVDLGMLLYGLGFRLKGNKLEGKVMLMGRFKFSDRRFGRVRFSLPAAKVEFVNALNEFMKKFNPFDYNEEW, encoded by the coding sequence GTGCAAAGGTACCGTACCCCATACACTGAGAGGAACGCCCCCGGGCTCGAAGGGGCCTTAGACATAGAGATGGAGGTCGTCTCAGACTACCTCCATGTGGGTAGCGGGGTCTATGACGTCGAGATATTGCGCCCCTTAGACGACATAGACAAGCTCGTGGAGAGCGCACTACAAGGGACAGTACCGGACGTCTCCGGCTACTTTTCCCCTGCGACCCACGAGATGAATAAGTACCTCGGTAAGGTAGTTATTCCAGGGTCTACTATAAAGGGCCTGGTGAGGACTAGACTGGAACTGTCTATCAGAGAGTCGTGCTATGTAGTATCAAGGAATTCAAACACGGTCTCAAATACTTATAAGAAGATATTCAGGAACCCCAAGCCCAAGTACTCTGATAGGTTCCCTGAAAGGGTGTGCCCGGTCTGTGACTTACTGGGTAACTCGGGGCTGGCCAGTAGGGTATCATTCACAGACCTCGTCATGGCCCAAGGGAAGACGGACTTCGTAAACGTTAACGGTCAATACTATGAGAGTGCTATTAAGGGCTCCAAGTTCGGGGGGAAAGTAGTCTACCGGTCATTAAAGCCCGTAGACCTAGGGATGTTACTTTACGGCCTCGGTTTCAGGTTGAAGGGCAATAAGTTGGAAGGGAAGGTGATGTTAATGGGTAGGTTTAAGTTCTCTGATAGGCGTTTCGGGAGGGTCAGGTTTTCATTACCAGCAGCGAAGGTGGAGTTTGTAAATGCGTTAAACGAGTTTATGAAGAAGTTTAACCCGTTCGACTATAACGAGGAGTGGTAG